A region of Sugiyamaella lignohabitans strain CBS 10342 chromosome A, complete sequence DNA encodes the following proteins:
- the SKI2 gene encoding SKI complex RNA helicase subunit SKI2 (Ski complex component and putative RNA helicase; mediates 3'-5' RNA degradation by the cytoplasmic exosome; null mutants have superkiller phenotype of increased viral dsRNAs and are synthetic lethal with mutations in 5'-3' mRNA decay; mutations in the human ortholog, SKIV2L, causes Syndromic diarrhea/Trichohepatoenteric (SD/THE) syndrome; GO_component: GO:0055087 - Ski complex [Evidence IDA] [PMID 10744028]; GO_component: GO:0055087 - Ski complex [Evidence IDA,IPI] [PMID 18042677]; GO_component: GO:0005737 - cytoplasm [Evidence IEA,IEA]; GO_component: GO:0005737 - cytoplasm [Evidence IDA] [PMID 23222640]; GO_function: GO:0005524 - ATP binding [Evidence IEA,IEA]; GO_function: GO:0008026 - ATP-dependent helicase activity [Evidence IEA]; GO_function: GO:0003677 - DNA binding [Evidence IEA]; GO_function: GO:0003723 - RNA binding [Evidence IEA]; GO_function: GO:0003724 - RNA helicase activity [Evidence ISS] [PMID 8321235]; GO_function: GO:0004386 - helicase activity [Evidence IEA,IEA]; GO_function: GO:0016787 - hydrolase activity [Evidence IEA]; GO_function: GO:0016817 - hydrolase activity, acting on acid anhydrides [Evidence IEA]; GO_function: GO:0016818 - hydrolase activity, acting on acid anhydrides, in phosphorus-containing anhydrides [Evidence IEA]; GO_function: GO:0003729 - mRNA binding [Evidence IDA] [PMID 23222640]; GO_function: GO:0003676 - nucleic acid binding [Evidence IEA]; GO_function: GO:0000166 - nucleotide binding [Evidence IEA]; GO_process: GO:0006200 - ATP catabolic process [Evidence IEA]; GO_process: GO:0051607 - defense response to virus [Evidence IEA]; GO_process: GO:0070478 - nuclear-transcribed mRNA catabolic process, 3'-5' exonucleolytic nonsense-mediated decay [Evidence IGI] [PMID 12769863]; GO_process: GO:0070478 - nuclear-transcribed mRNA catabolic process, 3'-5' exonucleolytic nonsense-mediated decay [Evidence IGI,IMP] [PMID 12881429]; GO_process: GO:0034427 - nuclear-transcribed mRNA catabolic process, exonucleolytic, 3'-5' [Evidence IMP] [PMID 10611222]; GO_process: GO:0034427 - nuclear-transcribed mRNA catabolic process, exonucleolytic, 3'-5' [Evidence IMP] [PMID 9482746]; GO_process: GO:0070481 - nuclear-transcribed mRNA catabolic process, non-stop decay [Evidence IMP] [PMID 11910110]; GO_process: GO:0070481 - nuclear-transcribed mRNA catabolic process, non-stop decay [Evidence IMP] [PMID 17660569]; GO_process: GO:0006417 - regulation of translation [Evidence IEA]), with the protein MQFVENLFSMPQFGSRVQVKYKRSGLDGKIVGFEQVIVNPQETNAKNSLRLDRQMGSKLDFVRGRAGFMPFAPGGIDTPEIPESNLILHRDADGLFDIPPGFSRGLKNEGVGVEAEDVGVLKEKETEEANDEIDNEAYDDDLDRSDIDEGDEEEAEDGIEDIANGVNAFKFDDDSSSAQVGSSFSSAIDDLLPQDISFGRTDTATSIALSSAGLTTKVKEWAHVVDVNKTITNFEELVPNPAKEYPFELDTFQKEAVYHLEQGDSVFVAAHTSAGKTAVAEYAISMANRNMTKTIYTSPIKALSNQKYRDFKQIYDDVGILTGDVQINPEASCLIMTTEILRKV; encoded by the exons ATGCAATTTGTTGAGAATCTGTTTTCTATGCCACAATTTGGCTCGAGAGTACAAGTAAAATACAAACGTAGTGGTTTGGATGGTAAAATTGTTGGATTCGAACAGGTCATTGTCAACCCCCAGGAAACGAATGCCAAAAATTCCTTGAGATTGGACAGACAAATGGGCTCGAAACTTGATTTTGTCCGTGGTCGAGCAGGATTCATGCCATTTGCGCCTGGTGGTATTGATACCCCAGAAATTCCTGAATCTAACCTTATTTTGCATAGAGACGCTGATGGGTTGTTTGACATTCCTCCAGGATTCAGCCGTGGGCTTAAAAATGAAGGAGTTGGCGTAGAGGCAGAAGATGTTGGCGTTCttaaagaaaaggaaacagaagaagcaaacGATGAGATCGATAATGAGGCATATGATGATGACCTCGATAGGTCTGATATTGACGAGggtgacgaagaagaagctgaagatggAATAGAGGACATTGCTAATGGGGTTAATGCTTTTAAATTTGACGATGATTCCAGCTCCGCACAGGTGGGTtcgtcattttcttctgcAATCGATGATCTACTTCCTCAAGATATTAGTTTTGGCAGAACTGATACTGCCACATCTATTGCTCTGAGTTCAGCAGGCCTGACAACTAAAGTCAAAGAATGGGCTcatgttgttgatgtcaATAAGACTATAACCAACTTTGAAGAGCTCGTTCCCAATCCCGCTAAGGAATACCCTTTCGAACTAGATACATTCCAAAAGGAAGCGGTATATCATTTAGAACAAGGTGACTCTGTGTTTGTGGCAGCGCATACCTCGGCAGGTAaaacagcagtagctgAATATGCCATTTCAATGGCCAACAGAAATATGACAAAAACCATATATACCTCACCAATCAAGGCATTGAGTAATCAGAAATATCGAGATTTCAAGCAAATCTATGATGATGTAGGAATTTTGACAGGTGATGTTCAGATCAACCCAGAGGCCAGCTGTTTGATTATGACCACTGAGATTCTCCGTA AGGTGTAG
- the IDP2 gene encoding isocitrate dehydrogenase (NADP(+)) IDP2 (Cytosolic NADP-specific isocitrate dehydrogenase; catalyzes oxidation of isocitrate to alpha-ketoglutarate; levels are elevated during growth on non-fermentable carbon sources and reduced during growth on glucose; IDP2 has a paralog, IDP3, that arose from the whole genome duplication; GO_component: GO:0005737 - cytoplasm [Evidence IEA,IEA]; GO_component: GO:0005829 - cytosol [Evidence IDA] [PMID 15001388]; GO_component: GO:0005829 - cytosol [Evidence IDA] [PMID 19854152]; GO_function: GO:0051287 - NAD binding [Evidence IEA]; GO_function: GO:0004450 - isocitrate dehydrogenase (NADP+) activity [Evidence IEA,IEA]; GO_function: GO:0004450 - isocitrate dehydrogenase (NADP+) activity [Evidence IDA] [PMID 15574419]; GO_function: GO:0000287 - magnesium ion binding [Evidence IEA]; GO_function: GO:0046872 - metal ion binding [Evidence IEA]; GO_function: GO:0016491 - oxidoreductase activity [Evidence IEA]; GO_function: GO:0016616 - oxidoreductase activity, acting on the CH-OH group of donors, NAD or NADP as acceptor [Evidence IEA]; GO_process: GO:0006097 - glyoxylate cycle [Evidence IEA]; GO_process: GO:0006102 - isocitrate metabolic process [Evidence IEA]; GO_process: GO:0006102 - isocitrate metabolic process [Evidence IGI,IMP] [PMID 15574419]; GO_process: GO:0055114 - oxidation-reduction process [Evidence IEA,IEA]; GO_process: GO:0006099 - tricarboxylic acid cycle [Evidence IEA]) has protein sequence MTVATTATKIKVANPIVELDGDEMTRVIWKSIREKLILPYLDVDLKYYDLGIEYRDETNDQVTIDAANAILKYQVGVKCATITPDEARVKEFHLKKMWLSPNGTIRNILGGTVFREPIVIPRIPRLVSGWEKPIIIGRHAHGDQYKAQDAVIKEAGTLELVFTPKNGGEAQKIKVYEYKEDGGVALAMYNTDESIRGFAHASFKLALEKELPLYMSTKNTILKKYDGRFKDIFNELYETTYKKEFEAKKIWYEHRLIDDMVAQMIKSSGGYIMALKNYDGDVQSDIVAQGFGSLGLMTSVLITPDGKTFESEAAHGTVTRHYRQYQQGKETSTNSIASIFAWTRGIIQRGKLDNTPDVVKFGEALEKATVDTVQVDGIMTKDLALACGKTDRSSYVLTEEFIDAVSSRFKKTFSS, from the coding sequence ATGACAGTTGCTACTACAGccaccaaaatcaaagttGCCAATCCCATTGTCGAGCTCGATGGTGATGAGATGACCAGAGTCATCTGGAAGTCTATTCGTGAAAAGCTCATTCTTCCATACCTTGATGTCGATCTCAAGTACTACGATTTGGGTATTGAGTACCGTGATGAGACCAACGACCAAGTCACTATTGatgctgccaatgccatTTTGAAGTACCAAGTTGGTGTCAAGTGTGCTACCATCACTCCTGACGAGGCCCGTGTCAAGGAATTCCACCTCAAGAAGATGTGGCTCTCTCCCAATGGTACCATCCGTAACATTCTTGGTGGTACTGTTTTCCGTGAGCCCATTGTCATTCCTAGAATCCCTCGTTTGGTTAGTGGCTGGGAAAAGCCAATTATCATTGGTCGTCATGCTCATGGTGATCAATATAAGGCTCAAGATGCTGTTATCAAGGAGGCTGGTACTCTTGAATTAGTCTTTACCCCCAAGAATGGCGGTGAGGCCCAAAAGATCAAGGTCTATGAATACAAGGAAGATGGTGGTGTTGCTCTTGCTATGTACAACACTGACGAGTCCATTCGTGGCTTTGCTCATGCTTCTTTTAAATTGGCTCTTGAGAAGGAGTTGCCTCTTTACATGTCTACTAAGAACACTATTCTTAAAAAGTACGATGGTCGTTTCAAGGATATCTTCAACGAGCTTTACGAGACTACTTACAAGAAGGAGTTCGAGGCCAAGAAGATCTGGTACGAGCACCGTTTGATCGATGATATGGTCGCCCAAATGATCAAGTCGAGTGGTGGTTATATCATGGCTCTCAAGAACTATGACGGTGATGTTCAATCTGACATTGTTGCTCAAGGTTTCGGTTCTTTGGGTCTTATGACTTCTGTTCTTATTACTCCTGATGGCAAGACTTTCGAGTCCGAGGCTGCTCACGGAACTGTCACCCGTCATTACagacaatatcagcaaGGAAAGGAGACCTCTACCAACTCCATTGCTTCTATCTTTGCTTGGACTCGTGGTATCATTCAACGTGGTAAACTCGACAATACTCCTGATGTTGTCAAGTTCGGTGAGGCCCTCGAGAAGGCCACTGTCGACACTGTCCAAGTTGACGGCATCATGACCAAGGATCTTGCTCTCGCCTGTGGCAAGACTGACAGATCCAGCTATGTTCTCACTGAGGAGTTCATTGACGCCGTTTCCTCGCGTTTCAAGAAGACCTTCTCCtcttaa